From one Terriglobia bacterium genomic stretch:
- a CDS encoding Gfo/Idh/MocA family oxidoreductase, giving the protein MLKIGIVGCGKIADSHAAQIQRIKGTEIVGVCDREPLMAQQLCDRFSVKQSFMELPELLERAKPDVVHITTPPQIHFEAAKLCLQAGCHVYVEKPFTVNEREARELIALANERGLKLTAGHDNQFRRAAIQARELVRAGYLGGNPVHMESYFCYELGPGGYAGVLLSDKQHWVRRLPGQLLHNVISHGIARIAEFLQTESPQVIAHGFVSPFLRSLGEREIVDELRVIISEECGTTAYFTFSSQMRPSLHQFRLYGPKNGLMVDQDQDILIKLPGLMRTSYLEQFVSPAATGWQYFGNTWSNVRTFLHRDFHPKAGMKHLIENFYRSILEDTPVPIPYREIILTARIMDAIFTQLAQGSERQRISRQEGEEAPLAYSVGAMADDEHSSK; this is encoded by the coding sequence ATGCTTAAGATCGGCATCGTCGGATGCGGCAAGATTGCTGATTCCCACGCCGCTCAGATCCAGCGGATCAAGGGTACCGAGATCGTCGGAGTCTGCGACCGTGAGCCGCTGATGGCGCAGCAACTGTGCGATCGCTTTTCGGTCAAGCAGTCCTTCATGGAGTTGCCGGAACTGCTCGAACGTGCCAAGCCCGACGTGGTCCACATCACCACTCCTCCGCAGATTCACTTTGAGGCGGCCAAGCTTTGTTTGCAGGCCGGGTGCCACGTTTACGTCGAGAAGCCATTCACGGTCAACGAACGGGAAGCCCGCGAACTGATCGCGCTCGCCAATGAGCGAGGGCTCAAACTCACCGCCGGCCACGATAACCAGTTCCGCCGTGCCGCCATTCAAGCGCGAGAACTTGTGCGTGCGGGGTACCTCGGCGGAAATCCCGTGCACATGGAGAGTTATTTTTGTTATGAGCTGGGACCCGGCGGCTATGCCGGAGTGCTGCTCTCCGACAAACAGCATTGGGTACGCCGGCTGCCCGGACAATTACTGCACAACGTCATCAGTCACGGCATTGCCAGAATTGCTGAATTCCTCCAAACCGAATCGCCCCAGGTCATCGCGCATGGGTTTGTTAGCCCCTTCCTGCGCAGCCTGGGGGAACGCGAAATCGTTGACGAGCTGCGGGTCATCATTTCGGAGGAGTGCGGGACCACGGCTTACTTTACGTTCTCTTCGCAGATGCGTCCTTCTCTCCATCAGTTTCGTCTTTATGGACCAAAAAACGGTCTGATGGTGGACCAGGATCAGGACATCCTGATCAAATTGCCGGGCTTAATGCGCACCAGTTATCTGGAACAGTTCGTAAGCCCGGCGGCAACCGGCTGGCAGTACTTTGGGAACACCTGGAGCAACGTGAGGACTTTCTTGCACAGGGATTTCCACCCCAAGGCGGGGATGAAGCACCTGATCGAGAACTTCTACCGCTCGATCCTGGAAGACACTCCGGTGCCGATTCCCTACCGCGAGATCATTCTGACCGCCCGGATTATGGATGCGATCTTCACCCAGCTGGCGCAAGGCTCCGAGCGCCAGCGAATCAGCCGGCAGGAGGGCGAAGAGGCGCCGCTGGCGTATTCCGTTGGGGCAATGGCCGACGATGAGCATTCCAGCAAGTAG